ATGGCTCGACCAGCCCCATACGCATACGCTCCGGCAGGCCACCCACATTGTGATGCGACTTGATGGTAACACTCGGCCCTCCCGAAAAAGATACCGATTCGATCACATCCGGATACAACGTTCCTTGCGCCAGAAAATCTGCCCCACCTGCGGCTTTGGCTTCTTTTTCAAACACCTCAATAAAGGTTTCGCCTATGATTTTGCGCTTTTGCTCAGGATCGCTTATACCATTCAAGCGGCTTAAAAATAAGCGGCTAGCGTCAACATACGTAAGCGGAATCTGAAATGCCTCATTAAACATATGCCGCACCTGTTCGGCCTCGCCTTCGCGCAACACGCCGTTATCTACAAAAATACATGTGAGCTGATCGCCAATTGCTTCATGCAACAAAACCGATGCTACGGTAGAGTCTACTCCACCAGAAACTCCGCATACCACGCGCTTTTTTCCCACTTGATCGCGGATCTTTTTAATCGCGCTGTCGCGAAAAGATTCCATCGTCCAATTACCTCGGCATTTAGCGATATTGTGGGTAAAGTTTTTTATTAATTCCGCACCTTCCGGCGTATGAATCACTTCTGGGTGAAACTGCATACCGTAAAACTTGCGTTTTTCATCAGCAATAATTGCATAGGGTGTTGAGGATGTGTCGGCCAACGCCACAAATCCCGGGGGAATAGCCGTTACCTTATCGCCATGGCTCATCCATACTTGTTTACGATCGCTTGGCTGCCATTTACCAAAAAGCGGGCTGGCCGCCTGAATGGTAATAAACGCACGCCCGAATTCGCGGTGATCCGAAACTTCTACCGCACCGCCTAACTGTGCGCACATTACTTGCTGTCCGTAACAAATACCCAATACAGGCACGCCCATCTCAAACACCAACTGTGTTACACGCGGCGAAAATTCTTCGTGAACCGATGCAGGGCCACCGGAAATAATGATTGCTTTCGGGTTCAGGCTACGCAATTCATCCGCCGACACCGAAAATGGCTTTATCTCAGAATACACCCCACTTTCTCGAACGCGTCTGGCAATCAATTGGGTTAATTGCGATCCACAATCTAAAATAACGACGGTATCCATGGATTTGCCTTTCAACGGGAACAGAAAAAAATTGACGTGTGTGGTATTTTATCCACAGTCGGAAACTACTGTTTAGAGAAATTCTCGGCAGAAGCAAATAAAAACTAATGGCTAACATGCCTTTGTAGTCAATGCCGTAGCAAAATAAATGCGCCTTAATAAAATCTTAAAGTTTATAAGGTGGTATATATAGGACTTCATCAATTCGATTATTCTTTGCTTGTGATAGCATTTTTTTATAGATTGTGGAAAATATAGTTGATATTTAGATGAAGTTGCTGTGAATTAAATAGCCCATTGATGTGTGGGCTACACATCCATTATAGAAAATTAATATGGCAATAGCACAGAAAGTCTAGCATATGCGCCTGTTCATGATATTCATTGCCCTGGTCATCGCCTTAGCCGCTGGTGTAGGCTTTTGGCTGGTTAATTCTCAACCCGAGCCA
This region of Alphaproteobacteria bacterium genomic DNA includes:
- the guaA gene encoding glutamine-hydrolyzing GMP synthase; translation: MDTVVILDCGSQLTQLIARRVRESGVYSEIKPFSVSADELRSLNPKAIIISGGPASVHEEFSPRVTQLVFEMGVPVLGICYGQQVMCAQLGGAVEVSDHREFGRAFITIQAASPLFGKWQPSDRKQVWMSHGDKVTAIPPGFVALADTSSTPYAIIADEKRKFYGMQFHPEVIHTPEGAELIKNFTHNIAKCRGNWTMESFRDSAIKKIRDQVGKKRVVCGVSGGVDSTVASVLLHEAIGDQLTCIFVDNGVLREGEAEQVRHMFNEAFQIPLTYVDASRLFLSRLNGISDPEQKRKIIGETFIEVFEKEAKAAGGADFLAQGTLYPDVIESVSFSGGPSVTIKSHHNVGGLPERMRMGLVEP